In one window of Candidatus Polarisedimenticolia bacterium DNA:
- a CDS encoding ABC transporter ATP-binding protein: MTSGGGTGAAPARPGPLLEVRDLVKHFPIRRGLFASVSGWVRAVDGVSLSIAPGETLALVGESGSGKTTTGRCILRLIDPTRGSVRFDGADLLALPPRAMRRMRRQIQVIFQDPYGSLNPRMRAGTIVREPLDIHRIGAGRAERDDRVAALLRRVGLDPAMRDRYPHEFSGGQRQRIGVARALALQPRLIVADEPVSALDVSVQAQVINLLMELQEEYGIAYLFIAHDLAVVERIADRVAVMYLGRIVESGSREEIFKNPLHPYTRALLQAIPIPDPARARERQVLRGDPPSPAQPPPGCRFHPRCPSAI, translated from the coding sequence ATGACGTCGGGTGGCGGCACCGGCGCCGCGCCGGCCCGGCCGGGCCCGCTCCTCGAGGTGCGGGACCTCGTGAAGCACTTCCCGATCCGGCGCGGACTGTTCGCCTCTGTGTCGGGCTGGGTGCGGGCGGTGGACGGGGTGTCGCTGTCGATAGCGCCCGGAGAGACCCTGGCCCTGGTCGGGGAGTCGGGGAGCGGCAAGACGACCACCGGACGCTGCATCCTGAGGCTGATCGACCCGACCAGGGGCTCGGTCCGCTTCGACGGCGCCGATCTCCTGGCCCTGCCGCCGCGCGCCATGCGCCGGATGCGGCGGCAGATCCAGGTGATCTTCCAGGACCCGTACGGTTCGCTCAACCCGCGCATGCGGGCCGGGACGATCGTGCGCGAGCCGCTCGACATCCACCGCATCGGGGCGGGCCGCGCCGAGCGCGACGATCGGGTGGCGGCCCTCCTGCGCCGCGTCGGGCTCGACCCCGCGATGCGCGACCGCTACCCGCACGAGTTCTCGGGGGGCCAGAGGCAGAGGATCGGCGTGGCCCGGGCCCTGGCCCTGCAGCCGCGACTCATCGTGGCGGACGAGCCGGTGTCGGCGCTCGACGTCTCGGTGCAGGCGCAGGTGATCAATCTCCTCATGGAGCTTCAGGAGGAATACGGCATCGCCTACCTGTTCATCGCGCACGACCTGGCGGTGGTGGAGCGCATCGCCGACCGCGTGGCGGTCATGTACCTGGGCCGCATCGTCGAATCCGGATCGCGGGAGGAGATATTCAAGAACCCCCTTCATCCGTATACTAGGGCCCTCCTGCAGGCGATTCCGATCCCCGACCCGGCCAGGGCGAGGGAGCGGCAGGTGCTGCGCGGCGACCCGCCGTCTCCGGCGCAGCCGCCGCCCGGCTGCCGGTTTCATCCGCGCTGTCCCAGCGCGATTGA
- a CDS encoding ABC transporter ATP-binding protein, with amino-acid sequence MSILEVTDLSTHFGSGPGEVRAVDRVSFHVDEGETLGLVGESGCGKSVTALSLLRLVPPPGRIVSGRIVYKGTDLTALPEKKMRAYRGREIALIFQEPSTALNPVFTVGYQIAEGLIVHGMMKKKEALREAVRLMQVVRIPDAERRAREYPHQMSGGTRQRVLIAMALACRPSILVADEPTTAIDVTIQAEILDLLRSLKRDFRLSLILITHNLGVIAETADRVAVMYAGRLVEEARAADLFASPRHPYTAGLLRSVPRLGEAGASLPGGRKQRLPSIEGSVPDLLHLPSGCAFHPRCPDVMPECREHAPRFLPIGAAAGVATSPGSAGAVACFKHHDTQGRPR; translated from the coding sequence TTGAGCATCCTCGAGGTCACCGACCTGTCGACCCATTTTGGATCCGGGCCCGGAGAAGTGCGCGCCGTCGATCGGGTCTCCTTCCATGTCGACGAAGGGGAGACGCTCGGCCTGGTCGGCGAGTCGGGGTGCGGCAAGAGCGTCACGGCGCTGTCTCTCCTGCGCCTCGTCCCGCCTCCGGGCCGTATCGTTTCCGGGCGCATCGTCTACAAGGGGACCGACCTGACGGCGCTCCCCGAGAAGAAGATGCGCGCCTACCGCGGCCGCGAGATCGCCCTCATCTTCCAGGAGCCGTCCACCGCCCTCAACCCGGTGTTCACCGTCGGCTACCAGATCGCCGAGGGGCTCATCGTCCACGGCATGATGAAGAAGAAGGAGGCGCTCCGGGAGGCGGTGCGGCTGATGCAGGTGGTCCGCATCCCCGATGCCGAGCGCCGCGCCCGCGAGTACCCGCACCAGATGTCGGGTGGGACGCGCCAGCGCGTGCTGATCGCCATGGCGCTGGCCTGCCGCCCGTCGATCCTGGTCGCCGACGAGCCGACGACCGCGATCGACGTCACCATCCAGGCGGAGATCCTGGACCTGCTGCGCAGCCTCAAGCGGGATTTTCGCCTGTCGCTCATCCTGATCACGCACAACCTCGGGGTCATCGCCGAGACCGCCGACCGGGTCGCGGTCATGTACGCCGGCCGCCTCGTCGAGGAGGCGCGGGCGGCCGACCTGTTCGCCTCGCCCCGGCACCCGTACACGGCCGGCCTGCTGCGATCGGTGCCCCGCCTCGGCGAGGCCGGCGCGTCCCTGCCCGGCGGCCGCAAGCAGCGCCTCCCGTCGATCGAGGGGAGCGTGCCCGACCTGCTCCACCTGCCTTCCGGCTGCGCCTTCCACCCGCGCTGCCCGGACGTCATGCCGGAATGCCGCGAGCACGCTCCGCGCTTCCTCCCGATCGGCGCAGCGGCGGGGGTGGCCACCTCGCCGGGAAGCGCGGGGGCCGTCGCCTGCTTCAAGCACCACGACACGCAGGGGCGGCCGCGATGA
- a CDS encoding methylmalonyl-CoA mutase family protein codes for MSHRKDRTLGKLLEEWAEGPLRESLSRLPERSPRFETSSGIPLERLYTPLDVQGIPYAEDLGFPGAFPFTRGAQPTMYRSRFWTMRQYAGFGDARETNRRLRYLLGLGQTGLSVAFDLPTQMGFDSDHALAQGEVGRVGVAIDSIDDMQALLHDLPLDRVSTSMTINATAAILLALYVAVARARGVPPASLSGTVQNDVLKEYIARGTYIYPPAASLRIATDLFAWCRETLPRWNAISVSGYHIREAGSTAVQEVAFTFANGIAYLEAARAASLPVEEIAGQMSFFFNAHNDFLEEVAKFRAARRVWARIMKERFKASGARAMQMRFHAQTGGSTLTAQEPLNNVARVAVQALAAVLGGAQSLHTNAMDEALGLPTEQSATVALRTQQILAAESGVADTVDPLGGSYAVEALTKEIETRVRAYLEAIDRLGGTVKAIEAGYQQKEIQEAAFRHQKDVDAGRRVIVGVNRFRDEAAPEGASGMPLQRIDPRLEEDQRARLKAFKEGRDGASAQAALQGVERAARDGDNLLPRILAAVEARATVGEIADRLRAVFGTYRPAVV; via the coding sequence GTGAGCCACCGCAAGGACCGCACCCTCGGGAAACTCCTGGAAGAGTGGGCCGAGGGCCCGCTGCGCGAGTCCCTGTCGCGCCTCCCGGAGCGCTCGCCGCGGTTCGAGACGTCGAGCGGGATCCCTCTGGAGAGGCTGTACACTCCGCTGGACGTCCAGGGGATTCCGTACGCCGAGGACCTGGGGTTCCCGGGCGCCTTCCCGTTCACCCGCGGCGCGCAGCCGACCATGTACCGCAGCCGCTTCTGGACCATGCGCCAGTACGCCGGCTTCGGCGACGCACGCGAGACCAATCGCCGGCTGCGCTACCTTCTGGGGCTCGGGCAGACGGGCCTCTCGGTGGCCTTCGATCTCCCGACCCAGATGGGGTTCGACAGCGATCACGCGCTGGCGCAGGGGGAGGTCGGTCGCGTCGGGGTGGCGATCGATTCGATCGACGACATGCAGGCCCTCCTGCACGATCTGCCGCTCGACCGGGTCTCGACCTCGATGACGATCAACGCGACGGCGGCCATCCTGCTCGCCCTATACGTCGCCGTGGCCCGCGCGCGCGGGGTCCCGCCCGCGAGCCTGTCCGGCACGGTGCAGAACGACGTCTTGAAGGAGTACATCGCGCGCGGGACCTACATCTATCCGCCGGCCGCCTCGCTGCGCATCGCCACCGACCTGTTCGCCTGGTGCCGCGAGACCCTGCCGCGCTGGAACGCCATCAGCGTCAGCGGCTACCATATCCGCGAGGCGGGTTCGACGGCGGTGCAGGAGGTGGCCTTCACCTTCGCCAACGGCATCGCGTACCTCGAGGCGGCGCGCGCCGCCTCGCTTCCGGTTGAAGAGATCGCCGGGCAGATGTCGTTCTTCTTCAACGCCCACAATGATTTCCTGGAGGAGGTCGCCAAGTTCCGCGCGGCGCGCCGCGTCTGGGCCCGGATCATGAAGGAGCGCTTCAAGGCATCCGGAGCGCGCGCCATGCAGATGCGCTTCCACGCCCAGACCGGCGGCTCCACGCTGACGGCGCAGGAGCCGCTCAACAACGTGGCGCGCGTCGCGGTGCAGGCGCTGGCGGCCGTCCTGGGAGGGGCTCAGAGCCTGCACACCAACGCCATGGACGAGGCGCTCGGGCTGCCGACGGAGCAGTCGGCGACCGTGGCGCTGCGCACGCAGCAGATCCTGGCCGCGGAGAGCGGCGTGGCCGACACCGTGGACCCGCTCGGCGGCTCGTACGCGGTCGAGGCCCTGACCAAAGAGATCGAGACGCGCGTGCGGGCGTATCTCGAGGCGATCGATCGCCTGGGAGGCACCGTGAAGGCGATCGAGGCCGGCTACCAGCAGAAGGAGATCCAGGAAGCGGCGTTCCGCCACCAGAAGGACGTGGACGCCGGACGCCGGGTCATCGTCGGGGTCAACCGGTTCAGGGACGAGGCCGCCCCGGAAGGCGCCTCCGGGATGCCGCTCCAGAGGATCGACCCGCGCCTCGAGGAGGACCAGCGCGCGCGCCTCAAGGCGTTCAAGGAGGGCCGCGACGGCGCGTCCGCGCAGGCGGCCCTCCAGGGCGTCGAGCGTGCGGCCCGGGACGGGGACAACCTCCTGCCGCGCATCCTGGCCGCGGTCGAGGCGCGGGCCACCGTGGGCGAAATCGCCGACCGGCTGCGCGCCGTCTTCGGCACCTATCGGCCGGCCGTCGTCTGA